One region of Bosea sp. 29B genomic DNA includes:
- a CDS encoding NAD(P)/FAD-dependent oxidoreductase, translating to MASTGSGQDRLGSKFAVTFASEADREPLIGNGSRPFDCLVIGGGPAGQTAAIYLARFHLSVLVVDGGESRAGWIRVSHNHAGFPDGIGGLELLARMKAQATRYGSRHIAAEVTSLTRDGDLFVAVAGDLILRARTVLLATGVVNRRPAMPDDMHAQALSRGLLRYCPICDGFEVTDRRVGVIGTAANGLNEAEFLRSFTADVTLISPYGLHDLDASQRRRIHNAGIKLPAGPCVAFDLRERTIAVALPNKNMEFDAVYPALGSEVRCNLAVGLGSIVSSRGCVTVDAKQRTNVPGLYAAGDMVEGLDQISYAMGQAAVAATAIRNDLNNRQPLHR from the coding sequence ATGGCATCGACAGGGTCGGGACAGGATCGGCTTGGATCGAAATTCGCAGTGACGTTTGCTTCTGAAGCTGACCGCGAGCCGCTCATTGGCAACGGGTCGCGTCCGTTCGACTGCCTTGTGATCGGCGGCGGCCCGGCCGGTCAGACAGCTGCGATTTATCTGGCCAGGTTTCATCTGTCTGTTTTGGTCGTGGACGGCGGAGAAAGCCGTGCGGGTTGGATCCGCGTCAGCCACAACCATGCCGGTTTCCCGGACGGCATAGGGGGATTGGAGCTTTTGGCGCGCATGAAGGCTCAGGCCACGCGATATGGCTCCCGTCATATAGCCGCCGAAGTGACCTCGTTGACGAGAGACGGCGATCTGTTCGTGGCGGTAGCCGGGGACTTGATCCTGCGCGCCCGCACGGTTCTGCTGGCGACCGGCGTTGTGAACCGCCGTCCCGCCATGCCAGATGATATGCACGCCCAGGCACTGTCGCGCGGCTTGCTACGCTATTGTCCGATCTGCGATGGGTTCGAGGTGACGGATCGCCGCGTCGGCGTCATCGGCACCGCTGCGAACGGGCTCAATGAGGCCGAGTTCCTGCGCAGCTTCACGGCGGATGTAACACTGATTTCGCCTTACGGCTTGCACGATCTCGATGCATCTCAGCGACGACGCATCCACAATGCTGGCATCAAGCTGCCTGCGGGGCCCTGTGTTGCCTTTGATCTCCGGGAGAGGACGATCGCGGTGGCCTTGCCCAACAAAAATATGGAATTCGACGCTGTCTACCCGGCCTTGGGTAGCGAGGTCCGATGCAATCTTGCGGTTGGACTGGGGTCGATAGTTTCCAGTCGAGGATGCGTAACCGTCGATGCCAAGCAAAGGACCAATGTGCCAGGCCTGTATGCCGCAGGCGACATGGTCGAGGGGCTCGACCAGATCAGCTACGCCATGGGGCAGGCTGCCGTGGCCGCCACAGCTATTCGCAACGATCTAAACAACCGCCAACCTCTGCATCGATAG
- a CDS encoding FixH family protein produces the protein MFSIKSLRALAAALPLVLSTFPAFADIKDYEFQLIQKELKQGNGVIVTVRLIDKRTGKPVPDAVIFASRIDMEPDGMATMTSKLEPIPSPEPGSYSFRTNLIMEGGWRLSLGAKVQGEDGTIESRLVLKATP, from the coding sequence ATGTTTTCCATCAAGTCCTTGCGCGCGCTCGCCGCCGCGCTTCCGCTCGTCCTCTCCACGTTTCCGGCCTTCGCCGACATCAAGGACTACGAATTCCAGCTCATCCAAAAGGAGTTGAAGCAGGGCAATGGCGTCATCGTCACCGTCCGGCTCATCGACAAGCGCACCGGCAAGCCGGTGCCCGACGCGGTGATCTTCGCCAGCCGCATCGACATGGAGCCGGACGGCATGGCGACGATGACCTCGAAGCTTGAGCCTATACCGTCGCCCGAGCCTGGCAGCTACAGCTTCAGGACCAACCTGATCATGGAGGGCGGCTGGCGGCTTTCGCTGGGAGCCAAGGTGCAGGGCGAGGACGGCACGATCGAGAGCCGTCTGGTCCTGAAGGCCACCCCATGA
- a CDS encoding efflux RND transporter periplasmic adaptor subunit: MTRVLLSTLALAAVIAAGAGGYAAGTRGLVLPGLDRLHHVLMARSSVAPKAEPAAATGPIAYYRHPDGMPVYAPEPRKTEDGRDFLPVRASEDITFDPPAARPAQAADAPATGAEAERKLLYYRNPMGLPDTSPVPKKDWMGMDYLPVYAGENADDKVIKLSPGRVQRSGVRSEPVVRQAISRPIRVPGTVQLDERRVSVVATRSDAFIQEVAPITTGDRVAKGDRLVRIYSPEITAASAQFVTELNAVARGAPEGGARQRLENLGVQPEIVAEIERTRKVPLTIVWAAPRDGIVLERNVVDGMRMASGDSLFRLADISTIWVLADVPEGDLAAIRIGAPATIRLRGRPGTVFEGKVGLIYPQVAEATRSTKVRIEIDNRAGMLLPNMYADVEIGSGEAAPALTVPESAVIDTGTRRVVILDRGEGRFEPREVQLGQRGEGMVAISEGVSEGDRVVVSANFLIDAESNLKAALSGLATPAETKSTESKPAEAKP; encoded by the coding sequence ATGACGCGAGTCCTGCTGTCGACTCTCGCTCTCGCCGCTGTCATCGCGGCGGGCGCGGGAGGCTATGCCGCCGGCACGCGCGGCCTCGTCCTGCCCGGCCTCGATCGGCTCCACCATGTCCTCATGGCCAGATCGTCGGTCGCGCCCAAGGCGGAGCCGGCTGCAGCGACGGGTCCGATCGCCTATTATCGTCATCCGGATGGAATGCCGGTCTATGCGCCGGAACCGCGCAAGACCGAAGACGGTCGCGACTTCCTGCCCGTGCGCGCTAGCGAGGACATCACCTTCGACCCGCCTGCGGCCAGACCGGCGCAGGCCGCCGACGCGCCAGCCACCGGCGCCGAAGCGGAGCGAAAACTGCTCTACTACCGCAACCCGATGGGCCTGCCCGACACCTCGCCGGTTCCCAAGAAGGACTGGATGGGGATGGATTATTTGCCGGTCTATGCCGGCGAGAACGCCGACGACAAGGTGATCAAGCTCTCGCCCGGCCGCGTCCAGCGCAGCGGCGTGCGTTCGGAGCCCGTCGTGCGGCAAGCGATCAGCCGGCCGATCCGGGTGCCCGGTACGGTGCAGCTCGACGAGCGCCGCGTCTCCGTGGTCGCGACGCGCTCGGACGCTTTCATCCAGGAGGTTGCGCCGATCACGACTGGCGACCGCGTCGCCAAGGGCGACCGGCTGGTCCGGATCTATTCGCCCGAGATCACGGCGGCGAGCGCGCAGTTCGTCACCGAGCTGAACGCGGTCGCGCGGGGAGCTCCGGAGGGAGGCGCGCGCCAGCGCCTTGAGAATCTCGGCGTGCAGCCCGAGATCGTCGCCGAGATCGAGCGCACCCGAAAAGTGCCGCTGACGATCGTCTGGGCGGCTCCACGCGATGGCATCGTGCTGGAACGCAACGTCGTCGATGGCATGAGGATGGCGTCGGGCGACAGCCTGTTCCGGCTCGCCGACATCTCGACCATTTGGGTCCTGGCCGATGTTCCGGAGGGCGATCTCGCCGCGATCCGCATCGGCGCGCCGGCCACGATCCGCCTTCGCGGCCGACCGGGAACGGTCTTCGAGGGCAAGGTCGGGCTGATCTATCCGCAGGTGGCGGAGGCGACGCGCAGCACCAAGGTCCGCATCGAGATCGACAACCGTGCCGGCATGCTGCTGCCCAACATGTATGCCGATGTCGAGATCGGCTCCGGCGAGGCCGCGCCCGCGCTGACTGTTCCCGAAAGCGCCGTGATCGACACCGGCACGCGCCGCGTCGTCATCCTCGATCGTGGCGAGGGCCGTTTCGAGCCGCGCGAGGTCCAGCTTGGCCAGCGCGGCGAGGGCATGGTCGCGATCAGCGAGGGTGTCTCAGAGGGCGACCGCGTCGTCGTCTCGGCGAATTTCCTGATCGACGCCGAGAGCAACCTCAAGGCGGCGCTGAGCGGCCTCGCGACGCCGGCCGAAACCAAGTCTACTGAGAGCAAGCCTGCGGAGGCAAAACCATGA
- a CDS encoding CusA/CzcA family heavy metal efflux RND transporter has protein sequence MIARLIAWSARNLVLVFVGTAFAVAAGVYAVRTLPLDAIPDLSDVQVIVYTEYPGQAPQVIEDQVTYPLTTSMLTVPKARVVRGFSFFGVSFVYVIFEDGTDPYWARSRVLEYLNSAARRLPTGVSPTLGPDATGVGWVYQYAVMAKEMTLAELRSVQDWSVRFAASRAEGVAEVASVGGFVKQYAIVVDPVRLRAQGVSLATLREAVRNSNMDVGGRTVELAEFEFVVRGRGYLKSVADIENIVLRTERGAPLRLADVARVELGPDERRGITELNGEGEVASGIVLQRFGANALGVIERAKARLAEIAATLPGGAEIVPVYDRSQLIERAIQTLKVTLIEESVIVALVCIVFLLHLRSALVAILMLPVGILIAFAAMKALGLGSNIMSLGGIAIAVGAMIDAAIVMIENAHKHLERAPPGKPRIEIIIEAASEVGPALFFSLLVITVSFLPIFTLEGEEGRLFGPLAYTKTFAMAAAAFLSVTLVPALMVVFVRGRIIPESKNPINRALISLYRPLIKGVLRAKTLTILLALTLLGVSVWPARQLGSEFMPTLNEGTLMYMPTTLPGISVTKAAELLQTQNQIIRSFPEVASVYGKAGRAQTATDPAPTEMFETIINLKPQDQWRAGVTSDTLKAEMDKALQFPGVSNAWTQPIRARIDMLATGIRTPIGVKIFGTDLTQMEAISRQVETTLKTVPGTSSAYAERVIGGYFLDIVPDRIALGRYGLSVGDVQGAVTMALGGETVTTTVEGRERYGVTIRYPRDLRSDPQAIAREVQVSMPSGGSVPLGEVAKIERKRGATSIRTENGELAVYIFVDTTGRDLGGYVREAQNAIAQSVQLPAGYRIAWSGQFEYLERAEARLKLVVPVTLAIIFLLLYLNFRRLTETFIVMLSLPFALVGGVWLLWWEGFNMSVAVAVGFIALAGVAAETGVIMLIYLDHALKEVQARCAAEGRAFTRSDLQEAIMLGAVERVRPKIMTVIAIMAGLLPILWNTGTGSEVMQRIATPMIGGMVSSTVLTLLVIPAIYGLVKGWGLSNAVK, from the coding sequence ATGATCGCCCGCCTGATTGCCTGGTCGGCCCGCAATCTCGTCCTCGTCTTCGTCGGGACGGCTTTCGCCGTCGCGGCCGGGGTCTACGCGGTGCGAACGCTGCCGCTCGACGCTATCCCCGATCTCTCCGACGTGCAGGTCATCGTCTACACGGAGTATCCCGGCCAGGCGCCGCAGGTGATCGAGGACCAGGTCACCTATCCGCTGACGACCTCGATGCTGACGGTGCCGAAGGCGCGCGTCGTGCGCGGCTTCTCCTTCTTCGGCGTCTCCTTCGTCTATGTGATCTTCGAGGACGGCACCGACCCATACTGGGCTCGTTCTCGCGTGCTGGAATACCTCAATTCAGCCGCGCGCCGGCTCCCCACCGGCGTCTCGCCGACATTGGGGCCGGACGCCACCGGCGTCGGCTGGGTCTACCAATACGCCGTCATGGCCAAGGAGATGACGCTAGCCGAGTTGCGCTCGGTCCAGGACTGGTCGGTGCGTTTCGCCGCCTCGCGCGCCGAGGGTGTGGCCGAGGTCGCCAGCGTCGGCGGCTTCGTCAAGCAGTACGCCATCGTCGTCGATCCAGTGCGGCTCCGTGCGCAAGGCGTATCGCTGGCGACCCTGCGCGAGGCCGTGCGCAACAGCAACATGGATGTCGGCGGACGCACCGTCGAACTCGCCGAATTCGAGTTCGTGGTGCGCGGGCGCGGCTATCTGAAGTCGGTCGCCGATATCGAAAACATCGTGCTCCGGACCGAGCGCGGCGCGCCCTTGCGGCTCGCCGACGTCGCCCGCGTCGAGCTCGGGCCCGACGAGCGGCGCGGCATCACCGAACTCAATGGCGAGGGCGAGGTCGCCAGCGGCATCGTGCTGCAGCGCTTCGGGGCTAATGCGCTCGGCGTTATCGAGCGCGCCAAGGCGAGGCTCGCCGAGATTGCCGCGACCTTGCCGGGCGGAGCCGAGATCGTGCCGGTCTACGACCGGTCGCAGCTGATCGAGCGGGCGATCCAGACCTTGAAGGTGACGCTGATCGAGGAGAGCGTCATCGTCGCGCTGGTCTGCATCGTCTTCCTTTTGCATCTGCGCAGCGCGCTGGTGGCGATCCTGATGCTCCCCGTGGGCATCCTGATCGCCTTCGCCGCGATGAAGGCACTGGGGCTCGGCTCAAACATCATGAGCCTGGGCGGCATCGCGATCGCGGTCGGCGCCATGATCGACGCCGCCATCGTGATGATCGAGAACGCTCACAAGCATCTCGAGCGCGCCCCGCCGGGCAAGCCGCGCATCGAGATCATCATCGAGGCGGCGAGCGAGGTCGGGCCGGCGCTGTTCTTCAGCCTGCTCGTGATCACCGTCTCCTTCCTGCCGATCTTCACGCTGGAGGGCGAGGAGGGCCGGCTGTTCGGCCCGCTCGCCTACACCAAGACCTTCGCCATGGCGGCTGCAGCCTTCCTCTCCGTGACGCTGGTGCCGGCGCTGATGGTCGTGTTCGTCCGCGGCCGGATTATCCCGGAAAGCAAGAACCCCATCAACCGGGCGCTGATCTCGCTTTACCGTCCGCTAATCAAGGGTGTGCTTCGGGCGAAGACACTGACGATCCTGCTGGCGCTCACCCTGCTCGGCGTCAGCGTCTGGCCGGCGCGGCAACTCGGCTCGGAGTTCATGCCGACGCTGAACGAGGGCACGCTGATGTACATGCCCACGACACTGCCTGGCATCTCCGTCACCAAGGCGGCCGAACTGCTCCAGACGCAGAACCAGATCATCCGCTCCTTCCCGGAAGTCGCGTCCGTCTATGGCAAGGCAGGCCGGGCCCAGACCGCGACAGATCCTGCCCCGACCGAGATGTTCGAGACCATCATCAACCTGAAGCCGCAGGACCAATGGCGGGCCGGCGTCACCTCCGACACGCTCAAGGCCGAGATGGACAAGGCGCTGCAGTTCCCCGGCGTCTCTAACGCCTGGACGCAGCCCATCCGCGCCCGCATCGACATGTTGGCGACCGGCATACGCACCCCGATCGGCGTCAAGATCTTCGGCACTGATCTTACGCAAATGGAAGCGATCTCGCGGCAGGTAGAGACCACGCTGAAGACCGTGCCTGGCACGAGCAGCGCCTATGCCGAGCGCGTCATCGGCGGGTACTTCCTCGACATCGTGCCCGACCGGATTGCGCTCGGGCGCTATGGGCTTTCCGTCGGCGACGTCCAGGGCGCGGTCACGATGGCGTTGGGCGGCGAAACGGTGACGACCACAGTCGAGGGCCGCGAGCGCTACGGCGTCACGATCCGCTATCCGCGCGATCTGCGCTCCGACCCGCAGGCAATCGCCCGCGAGGTCCAGGTCTCGATGCCGTCGGGCGGTTCGGTGCCGCTCGGCGAGGTCGCTAAAATCGAGCGTAAGCGCGGCGCGACCTCGATCCGGACCGAGAATGGCGAACTCGCAGTCTATATCTTCGTGGACACCACGGGACGCGACCTCGGCGGCTATGTCCGCGAGGCGCAGAACGCGATCGCGCAAAGCGTACAGCTGCCGGCGGGCTACCGCATCGCCTGGAGTGGCCAGTTCGAATATCTCGAACGGGCCGAGGCTCGCCTCAAGCTGGTCGTGCCGGTAACGCTCGCGATCATCTTCTTGCTGCTTTACCTGAATTTCCGCCGACTGACCGAGACCTTCATCGTCATGCTGTCGCTGCCATTCGCGCTGGTCGGCGGCGTATGGCTGCTCTGGTGGGAGGGTTTCAACATGTCGGTGGCTGTCGCGGTTGGCTTTATCGCGCTCGCCGGCGTCGCGGCCGAGACCGGAGTGATCATGCTGATCTATCTCGACCATGCCTTGAAGGAGGTGCAGGCGCGCTGTGCGGCGGAAGGGAGGGCGTTCACCCGCTCCGACTTGCAAGAAGCGATCATGCTCGGTGCTGTTGAACGTGTGCGGCCCAAGATCATGACCGTGATCGCAATCATGGCAGGCCTCCTGCCGATCCTCTGGAACACCGGCACGGGCTCGGAGGTGATGCAGCGCATCGCCACCCCGATGATCGGCGGCATGGTCTCCTCGACTGTGCTGACGCTTCTGGTGATCCCGGCGATCTACGGGCTGGTCAAGGGTTGGGGGTTGTCCAACGCAGTGAAGTAG
- a CDS encoding YkvA family protein: MATIWLEKAKIWARRLKRDVIALWIAARDVRTPILAKIVAASIAAYALSPLDLIPDFIPVLGFLDDLLIVPLGILLAIRLIPGPLMFEFRATASQRDQRPVSRAGFVFVVAMWLAFAALAVWWLV, from the coding sequence ATGGCGACGATATGGCTAGAGAAAGCGAAAATATGGGCGCGCAGACTCAAGCGCGACGTCATCGCGCTTTGGATTGCCGCGCGTGACGTGCGGACCCCCATACTCGCCAAGATCGTGGCCGCCAGCATCGCGGCTTACGCGCTGTCGCCGCTCGATCTCATTCCAGACTTCATACCGGTTCTAGGCTTCCTCGACGATCTGCTGATTGTCCCGCTCGGCATCCTGCTGGCAATCAGGCTGATTCCTGGCCCTTTGATGTTTGAATTTCGAGCCACGGCATCGCAGCGTGATCAGCGTCCGGTCAGCCGCGCTGGGTTCGTGTTCGTCGTGGCTATGTGGCTGGCCTTCGCGGCCCTCGCCGTTTGGTGGCTCGTTTGA
- the cueR gene encoding Cu(I)-responsive transcriptional regulator — protein sequence MNIGQAATASGVTAKMIRYYESIGLIEPPIRTEAGYRIYATEEIHELRFIKRARTLGFSIEEARQLLALWRDKSRASADVKRFAMKHVRDLENKIEELQAMSLTLRHLARTCHGDDRPECPILADMALPGDDQPPHEQ from the coding sequence ATGAACATCGGACAGGCGGCGACGGCATCCGGCGTGACGGCGAAGATGATCCGCTACTACGAGAGCATCGGCCTCATCGAGCCGCCAATCCGGACGGAGGCCGGGTACCGGATCTACGCGACCGAAGAGATCCACGAGCTTCGCTTCATCAAGCGAGCTCGCACGCTCGGATTCTCTATCGAGGAGGCCCGCCAACTTCTGGCGCTCTGGCGCGACAAGAGCCGGGCGAGCGCCGACGTAAAGCGCTTCGCGATGAAGCACGTGCGCGATCTCGAAAATAAGATCGAAGAACTTCAAGCCATGTCGCTCACACTCCGGCATCTCGCTCGGACCTGCCACGGCGACGACCGCCCAGAATGCCCGATCCTAGCCGATATGGCGCTCCCCGGAGACGATCAGCCGCCCCATGAGCAATAG
- a CDS encoding heavy metal translocating P-type ATPase, whose translation MSTATVARSAALPPTYFDVPVEGMTCASCVGRVERAVLAVEGVDSVSVNLATQRAHVAVSSGKVDTAAIDLAIRKAGYEPRETIVVLSISGMTCASCVGRVERALAAVPGALEATVNLATGRASVRVLGGSEMTSQLVKAVAAAGYDAEQAGDAVDTSDRERRARDAELSELRRDVTIAAIATLPLLVFEMGMHMSETLHHFLAGLVGEFNIKVLSFLLAGFVIAVPGQRFIRKGWPALMRGAPDMNSLVALGTTAAFVYSSVATFMPGLLPDGTDYTYFEAGAVIVTLILMGRWLEARAKGSTSEAIRRLLSLQAKSARVLRDGNEIDVAIETVVAGDVVIVRPGERIPVDGDVVSGSSYVDEAMITGEPIPARKQPGSAVTGGTINGAGAFRFTAERVGADTLLAQIVRTVEAAQGSKLPIQALVDKVTMWFVPAVIGLALLTFTAWLSFGPSPALSYALVNAVAVLIIACPCAMGLATPTSIMVGTGKGAELGILFRQGVALQSLKDSTVIALDKTGTLTKGRPELTDIAVTEGFKEDEVLRLVASVESLSEHPVADAIVAGARQRGLGLAEPADFSSEPGFGVAAYVEGHRIEVGADRLMRRLGLDLSAFAAQAAQLGNAGKTPLYAAINGRLAAIIAVADPVKETTPAAIAALHQLGLRIVMVTGDNARTAQAIARRLGIDEVIAEVLPTDKAEVVKSLQAGGGRVAFVGDGINDAPALAQADVGIAIGTGTDIAIESADVVLMSGDLEGVAKAIALSQATIANIRQNLVWAFGYNVVLIPVAAGALYPAFGILMSPMFAGLAMALSSVSVLTNALRLKRFGGSKRVEPSPTRPTELAAAE comes from the coding sequence ATGTCGACTGCAACGGTGGCCAGAAGTGCAGCCCTGCCCCCCACATATTTCGATGTTCCTGTCGAAGGCATGACCTGCGCTTCATGCGTGGGCCGCGTCGAGCGGGCGGTCCTTGCCGTGGAGGGCGTTGACAGCGTTTCGGTGAACTTGGCGACTCAGCGGGCCCACGTCGCCGTCAGCTCTGGAAAAGTCGATACCGCGGCTATCGATTTGGCCATCCGCAAGGCAGGCTACGAACCGAGGGAGACCATCGTCGTTCTGAGTATTTCGGGCATGACCTGCGCCTCTTGCGTCGGACGTGTCGAGCGCGCGCTTGCGGCGGTACCGGGCGCCCTCGAAGCCACGGTCAATCTGGCGACTGGGCGGGCCTCTGTGCGCGTGCTGGGCGGCTCGGAAATGACATCACAGCTCGTCAAGGCGGTTGCCGCCGCCGGCTACGACGCCGAACAGGCCGGAGACGCGGTTGACACCTCCGACCGCGAGCGTCGGGCGCGCGACGCAGAGCTGTCGGAACTGCGCCGTGACGTCACGATCGCGGCCATCGCGACCCTGCCGCTGCTCGTCTTCGAGATGGGCATGCACATGTCCGAGACGCTGCATCATTTTCTTGCCGGCTTGGTCGGCGAGTTCAACATCAAGGTGCTTTCGTTCCTGCTCGCTGGCTTCGTGATCGCGGTGCCTGGCCAGCGCTTCATTCGGAAGGGGTGGCCCGCGCTGATGCGCGGCGCGCCAGACATGAACTCGCTCGTCGCGCTCGGCACGACCGCAGCCTTCGTCTACTCCAGCGTCGCGACGTTCATGCCCGGTCTGCTGCCGGATGGAACCGATTACACCTATTTCGAGGCCGGCGCCGTGATCGTCACGCTGATCCTGATGGGGCGTTGGCTCGAAGCGCGCGCCAAGGGCTCGACGAGCGAGGCCATCCGCCGCCTACTGTCGCTCCAAGCCAAGTCGGCCCGCGTGCTGCGAGACGGCAACGAGATCGATGTCGCCATCGAGACCGTGGTCGCGGGAGACGTCGTGATCGTGCGTCCAGGCGAACGCATCCCCGTCGATGGCGATGTCGTATCGGGATCATCCTATGTCGACGAGGCCATGATCACCGGCGAGCCGATCCCGGCCCGCAAGCAACCCGGGTCTGCAGTCACGGGCGGGACAATAAACGGCGCGGGCGCCTTCCGCTTCACCGCCGAGAGAGTTGGGGCCGATACGCTGCTGGCGCAGATCGTACGCACGGTCGAGGCTGCGCAGGGCTCAAAACTGCCGATCCAGGCGCTCGTCGACAAGGTGACGATGTGGTTCGTCCCAGCCGTGATCGGACTCGCTCTTCTGACCTTCACGGCCTGGTTATCGTTCGGTCCAAGCCCCGCGCTGTCATATGCGCTTGTTAACGCCGTCGCCGTGCTGATCATCGCCTGCCCCTGCGCGATGGGGCTGGCGACGCCAACCTCGATCATGGTCGGCACCGGCAAGGGCGCCGAACTCGGCATCCTGTTCCGGCAGGGCGTGGCGCTGCAGAGCCTCAAGGATTCGACGGTCATCGCCCTCGATAAGACAGGCACGCTGACCAAGGGTCGGCCAGAATTGACCGACATCGCCGTCACGGAAGGGTTCAAGGAAGACGAGGTGCTGCGCCTCGTCGCCTCGGTGGAATCCCTCTCCGAGCATCCTGTGGCCGATGCGATCGTCGCCGGTGCGCGGCAGCGCGGGCTGGGGCTGGCCGAGCCGGCGGACTTCTCCAGCGAGCCCGGCTTCGGGGTCGCGGCATATGTCGAGGGGCACCGCATCGAGGTCGGCGCCGACCGGTTGATGCGGCGTCTGGGCCTCGATTTATCGGCGTTCGCCGCGCAAGCAGCGCAACTCGGCAATGCAGGCAAGACGCCTCTTTACGCCGCGATCAACGGAAGACTCGCGGCCATCATCGCGGTTGCAGACCCCGTTAAGGAGACGACGCCCGCTGCAATCGCCGCGCTGCACCAGCTGGGCCTGCGCATCGTTATGGTCACCGGCGACAACGCACGCACGGCGCAGGCCATCGCGCGCCGGCTCGGAATCGACGAGGTCATCGCCGAAGTTCTACCTACCGACAAGGCCGAAGTGGTCAAGTCGCTACAGGCCGGAGGCGGCCGCGTCGCCTTCGTGGGGGACGGGATCAACGACGCGCCGGCGCTGGCGCAGGCGGATGTCGGCATCGCGATTGGTACTGGGACAGACATCGCGATCGAGAGCGCCGACGTCGTCCTGATGTCCGGCGATCTGGAGGGAGTCGCGAAGGCCATCGCCCTGTCGCAGGCGACGATCGCCAACATCCGCCAGAACCTCGTCTGGGCCTTTGGATACAACGTCGTGCTCATCCCCGTCGCGGCCGGCGCGCTCTACCCAGCCTTCGGTATCCTGATGTCGCCCATGTTCGCCGGCCTAGCCATGGCCCTTTCGAGCGTCAGCGTCCTAACCAACGCCCTGCGGCTCAAGCGCTTCGGCGGGTCGAAGCGGGTGGAACCGAGCCCGACGAGGCCGACAGAGCTAGCCGCTGCGGAATGA
- a CDS encoding heavy-metal-associated domain-containing protein, with amino-acid sequence MCSCQKPSNATSETVPTPSQSGLHFRVDDMTCGHCADTIKKAIETTVPGTTVNADPASKLVSVTGPADFAALRAIVTAAGYTPSASPVAA; translated from the coding sequence ATGTGCTCTTGCCAGAAACCTTCGAACGCAACTTCAGAGACCGTGCCAACCCCGTCGCAGTCTGGATTACATTTTCGGGTCGACGACATGACCTGCGGGCACTGCGCCGACACGATCAAGAAGGCGATCGAGACGACCGTGCCCGGCACCACAGTCAACGCGGATCCCGCCTCTAAGCTTGTGAGCGTGACAGGCCCCGCAGACTTCGCTGCGCTCAGAGCGATCGTGACCGCGGCAGGCTATACGCCCAGCGCGTCTCCCGTCGCTGCCTGA